From the Methanomassiliicoccales archaeon genome, one window contains:
- a CDS encoding RtcB family protein, giving the protein MVWNGPLNRIDDFRYEIPQNYKKCMRTSSILYIDSKMLDTVRADNAPEQAANVACLPGIVGKALAMPDIHWGYGFPIGGVAAFDAENGIISPGGIGFDINCGVRLVRTNLAVQDIKPKIKELISVLFRNVPAGVGSEGVTSVAANQIDDILELGAEWAVKKGYGWEEDLKVTEEEGRMKVADADAVSKKAKDRGIPQVGSLGSGNHFLEVDVVEKIYDHEAAKAFGLVSEGQIAVTIHCGSRGCGHQIATDYLAVMEKSTRDRKLELPDRQLACAPLTSKEGENYFKAMACGANYAWANRQMILHWVRQSFEEVFKRSAEDMDMHCVYDVAHNIAKIEEHIVNGKKVKVCVHRKGATRAFPKGMNEVPAKYRDIGQPVIIPGDMGSGGYVLVGTDRTMKEAFGSTCHGAGRLMSREAAIRRYRANEVCAELERRGIYIKSSTRDGIIEEAPGAYKDVDHVVSIVEGAGLSKKVARLWPIGVMKG; this is encoded by the coding sequence ATGGTATGGAACGGCCCGCTCAATAGAATCGACGATTTTCGCTACGAAATCCCTCAGAACTATAAGAAATGCATGAGAACCAGCAGTATCCTATACATTGACAGCAAGATGCTGGATACTGTGAGAGCTGATAACGCCCCGGAGCAGGCGGCGAATGTGGCATGTTTGCCTGGCATTGTTGGAAAGGCTCTTGCTATGCCTGATATTCATTGGGGATACGGTTTTCCGATAGGAGGTGTCGCCGCATTTGATGCTGAAAATGGCATAATTTCTCCTGGTGGCATAGGTTTCGACATCAACTGCGGAGTCCGCCTCGTGCGAACTAACCTTGCGGTTCAGGATATTAAACCCAAGATCAAAGAGCTCATATCCGTTTTATTCAGAAACGTTCCAGCTGGCGTTGGTTCAGAAGGTGTCACAAGCGTTGCCGCAAATCAAATAGACGACATTCTTGAGTTAGGGGCAGAATGGGCCGTTAAAAAGGGCTACGGCTGGGAAGAGGATCTTAAAGTTACGGAAGAAGAGGGGAGAATGAAGGTAGCAGATGCCGATGCGGTAAGCAAGAAAGCTAAGGATAGGGGCATCCCTCAAGTAGGATCATTGGGCTCAGGAAATCATTTTTTAGAGGTTGACGTCGTGGAGAAGATTTATGATCACGAAGCGGCTAAAGCCTTTGGACTTGTTAGCGAGGGCCAGATCGCAGTCACTATTCATTGCGGATCGCGAGGGTGTGGACACCAAATAGCAACTGATTACCTCGCTGTTATGGAGAAGTCTACGAGAGATAGAAAACTTGAACTTCCCGATCGTCAGCTTGCATGTGCGCCGTTGACTTCAAAAGAAGGTGAAAATTACTTCAAGGCCATGGCTTGTGGCGCTAACTATGCGTGGGCAAACAGACAAATGATACTCCACTGGGTCCGGCAATCGTTTGAGGAAGTCTTCAAGCGCAGTGCAGAGGATATGGATATGCACTGCGTTTACGATGTGGCACATAATATAGCGAAAATTGAGGAACACATCGTGAATGGAAAGAAAGTGAAGGTATGCGTCCATCGCAAAGGGGCAACCAGAGCATTTCCTAAAGGTATGAACGAAGTACCCGCCAAATATAGAGATATCGGGCAGCCCGTCATTATCCCTGGAGATATGGGTTCTGGCGGATACGTATTGGTTGGTACGGATAGAACTATGAAAGAGGCCTTCGGATCAACGTGTCATGGAGCAGGCCGACTGATGTCAAGAGAAGCTGCTATTCGGCGATACAGAGCAAATGAGGTGTGCGCGGAGCTTGAACGCAGGGGAATATATATTAAGTCCAGCACAAGGGATGGGATCATAGAAGAGGCTCCAGGCGCCTACAAAGACGTTGATCATGTTGTATCTATCGTAGAAGGTGCGGGGTTGTCAAAGAAAGTGGCCCGCCTTTGGCCAATCGGTGTTATGAAAGGCTGA
- a CDS encoding archaemetzincin family Zn-dependent metalloprotease, whose amino-acid sequence MIELLIIPIGDLDDEIIKDLAGRLESKFGVPQISSKMPVPQAAYNPCRNQYDSWHLLKILKNLPGNILLGITHVDLYAEGLNFVFGRAEVGGRCCLISTARLLHHDTKIFYNRIEKEAIHEIGHVLGLRHCSNRKCVMFFSNSIFDTDAKEAWFCERCFIAIDPRKFAIKSFH is encoded by the coding sequence TTGATCGAATTATTGATAATCCCAATTGGAGATCTAGATGATGAGATTATCAAAGACCTTGCAGGTCGCCTTGAATCGAAGTTTGGGGTTCCCCAAATCTCATCGAAAATGCCAGTCCCTCAAGCAGCATATAACCCTTGCAGAAATCAATATGACAGTTGGCATCTTCTGAAAATCTTGAAGAATCTTCCTGGCAACATCCTTCTTGGGATTACACACGTTGACTTGTATGCTGAAGGGCTCAATTTTGTCTTCGGACGGGCGGAAGTCGGAGGGAGATGCTGTTTAATTTCAACTGCAAGGCTTTTACATCACGACACAAAGATTTTCTACAACAGAATTGAAAAAGAGGCGATCCATGAGATCGGACATGTACTAGGTCTTCGTCATTGTAGCAACAGAAAGTGTGTTATGTTTTTCTCCAATTCGATTTTTGACACTGATGCGAAGGAGGCCTGGTTTTGCGAACGTTGTTTCATTGCAATAGATCCAAGGAAATTTGCCATCAAGTCTTTCCATTAG